One genomic segment of Aquipluma nitroreducens includes these proteins:
- a CDS encoding DUF3108 domain-containing protein yields the protein MKIRLGILFIILLQGSYINAQEIFSPQVKPNTAFGKDEKLTYQIKYGFIVGGIATLSLNEAIENGEKVFHALAVGKTTGLANTIYGVEDTYESWFDKATNLPFKSVRNIREGRYRKYNEVSYNHKHNTVHSKLSGVHSVPVKILDLTSTFYYLRRVDWSVMNKGDVVFVNMYFSDEIFPFRIIFKGKETIQTNFGKIECFKIMPVVEVGRMFKRSDDLTIWLTDDDNCIPVQVRMDIRIVGNVYLKLIKYENIANPLASQE from the coding sequence ATGAAAATTCGATTAGGCATACTCTTTATAATCTTGCTTCAGGGTTCGTATATCAATGCTCAGGAAATATTTTCCCCACAAGTAAAACCCAATACTGCATTTGGAAAGGACGAAAAACTTACGTATCAGATTAAGTATGGTTTTATCGTTGGTGGAATAGCCACTCTTTCGCTTAACGAGGCCATCGAAAATGGAGAAAAGGTTTTTCATGCTTTGGCTGTTGGGAAAACTACCGGATTAGCCAACACCATATACGGGGTTGAAGATACCTATGAAAGCTGGTTCGACAAAGCAACCAATTTGCCATTTAAATCGGTACGTAACATCCGTGAAGGTCGCTACCGGAAATATAATGAGGTAAGCTACAACCACAAGCATAATACGGTTCATTCAAAACTTTCAGGAGTTCATAGTGTCCCCGTAAAGATCCTTGATTTAACATCGACCTTTTATTACCTGAGACGAGTCGATTGGTCAGTAATGAATAAAGGCGATGTCGTCTTTGTAAACATGTATTTTTCCGACGAAATATTTCCTTTTCGGATTATATTTAAAGGAAAGGAAACCATCCAGACCAATTTCGGGAAAATAGAATGTTTTAAAATCATGCCAGTGGTCGAAGTTGGACGCATGTTTAAACGATCAGATGATCTGACCATTTGGTTGACTGACGATGACAATTGTATTCCTGTGCAGGTTAGAATGGACATTCGCATAGTTGGAAACGTATATTTGAAACTCATTAAATATGAGAATATCGCCAATCCATTGGCATCTCAGGAGTAA
- a CDS encoding HEAT repeat domain-containing protein gives MFERNQSGISMQSLVNQLENEDIKVRTRARKSLVTIGKQAVPPLCLVLENSKVYKARWEAAKALSEIADLKSISTMVKALEDPESDVAWLAAKTLEKFRKAAWPELLRALVDRGTDSVLLQHGAHHILRKQKVEDYNDLLDILRTALEKGSVPESISPAAYQLLERIKSRRG, from the coding sequence ATGTTCGAACGAAATCAATCCGGGATAAGCATGCAATCTTTAGTTAATCAGCTCGAAAATGAAGATATCAAGGTTCGCACCAGAGCCCGTAAATCGCTGGTTACAATTGGCAAACAAGCTGTTCCGCCATTGTGCCTGGTGCTTGAAAATTCAAAAGTATACAAAGCCCGTTGGGAAGCGGCCAAAGCGCTCAGTGAAATTGCCGATCTGAAATCAATATCCACGATGGTTAAGGCACTGGAAGATCCGGAAAGCGATGTGGCCTGGCTGGCGGCGAAAACGTTGGAGAAATTCAGAAAGGCTGCATGGCCGGAACTGTTGCGCGCTCTGGTTGATCGGGGGACAGATTCTGTTTTGCTGCAACATGGCGCTCACCATATTCTTCGGAAACAGAAAGTGGAAGACTATAACGATCTGTTGGATATACTTCGCACTGCACTCGAAAAGGGATCTGTTCCCGAAAGTATTTCACCAGCCGCATATCAACTATTGGAGAGGATAAAAAGCAGAAGGGGTTAG